A region of the Osmia bicornis bicornis chromosome 1, iOsmBic2.1, whole genome shotgun sequence genome:
CTTTGAATTGATTTTTTGAGTTTCTTCGTTTAGATCGGATTCATCtattcttctctttttacTTCTATTCTGAAAAACATCAATTGTTGTGCTTGTACTTGAGCTCTGAATTGTTGCCGCGTCTATGTTATTATCTGTAAATATAACAATCTGTATATGTAGGTgtaatgtaaaaaaatatgtactACATCGAGCAAAGTAGAGTTTCCAAGGAGAAATGGCGGAATATTCGGGCGAAATCCCGAAAGCTGGAAACCCGAGAAAGACTATGGGGGAGATCGAGAACTCGGTCATCACCCTTTTCCTTGAGGAAGCCTACTATGCTAGATACTGTAATATACAAATATAACATACCTGTATCTCTTAAATTACCAATCATATGTTTAGAAGGTTGAGAAGTACTACTGCTGCAATCctgtatataaatttattatgttaaataaatgaaaaagtatAACATGGAAGGTTAAACTAAGAACaagtaaagaaaaattttgtaCACACCAGTAAATTGGGTAGAGCATTTTCTTTTGTTGCTGTCACTGCACTGTTCCAGTCTTTAGAATTAAAGGAATCATTTGATACACATTCTGGTGATGGATGAGTGCTTAGCATGTCATTCAAAGCAGACATTAAAATATCCACAGTAACATGATTGTAAGTTTGCATGCATTCTCCTGTTCTAGGATCTATTATTGCTAGATAAGGATATTCGTATACATCGTAAAGATGAACATAGCGGCTCCCATCGCTTGAATTTGACAGAACCTATTTACATATACAAGAATATAGTACATATTTCATGTATattcaacaataattaaataaaattcttctGTAACAACTTACTTGCCACAGAACAAAGTGATCCtttataatttcttgaatttgttGATTTGACCAAACATCTCTGTTAAGAATTTGGCATGAAAATTCTTGAGGATTTTGAATATTTACAAGTAACCAATGATTTAATGTCTTAGCATGTTCACGAGCTTCGATAAAAGAACCTAGGAAAAGGATATTGCATGGAGGACGAAATAAATCTTCTAATCTTTTGGATTTACAATAGGACATTTGTTTTACACCAGCTACTTTACAAGCCATTTCTTCCTCCTGTCGTTctatatgaaatataatatgatgtttaaaatatgtatattagatGAGACTTAAATATAAGTAAAATGATACCTACGGGTTTCTACCGCAAAATCTCTAAATCTATCAAACACATTAGTTGATAATCTTGGAAGGGAACATACTGGACCAGATGGCACTAATATTTCTTGCGTGGGTAAGATAGGAGGTCTCACTTCTGGTTCAGGATCAGGAACAGGTATTGGTTCAGGTGCTAGTCCTCCTCCCTCAAACATTAAACTTATTGCAGCTTCTACATTTCCTTCTGTTAATGACAAATACTGACGAGCTGTTGCTTCACCTTCTcctaataattaataaataccatatataaaaaaaacatatatgtataaggAAGAAAAACAGTTTTCCTAGGTTCAAAACATTAACCTACcataaatgtttattaaacaATGTGTTTCTTACCTGTTACTTCGACAAATTTGTCAATAAGTTCTTGATCCATTGTGTATCTgaattatagaaatttataaatacagacATTAGAACTTTCGCAAAATTTTCTCATCCGATGCAACCATAGATTCAACACTTTATGCTCTTTAAACTGCAACAGTGATTATGGATTCAGAAAGACTGGACGAGCCTTTGTTCTCGAGGGAGTCGAGATTTAGGGGGTCTCAGACACCCCCAGACGCAGTTAGGTCTGCGTGCGTAATTTGACAAacttatattttgaaaagacCGCCTAGAATTAAGTATTTTTTAAGTTCGACCActgcgccatctatacaaaagcgGCGGAAACTAGTCAATAAAttaccgacttatcgactgAACTTCCGACAGTCGGTAAGTTAACGAATAGTTTGCGCCGCTCTTATATAGATAGCGCAGTGGTCGATGgcttggggtgtcagggaccccgagaCACCATTGGCGCATTGCATATCGACATTATGGTATCCGGGGTATCAGGGACCCCGAGTGGCAATCTCCGCATACCGGTCTAATATCgcttggggtgtcagggaccccgagaCACCTTTGGTCCTTTACATATCGACATTATGGTATCCGGGGTATCAGGGACCCCGAGTGGCAATCTCTGCATACCAATATATCAcctggggtgtcagggaccccgagaCACCTTTGGCCCTTGCATATCGACATTATGGTATCCGGGGTATCAGGGACCCCGAGTGGCAATCTCTGCATACCGGTCTAATATCgcttggggtgtcagggaccccgagaCACCTTTGGTCCTTTACATATCGACATTATGGTATCCGGGGTATCAGGGACCCCGAGTGGCAATCTCCACATACCGGTCTAATATCgcttggggtgtcagggaccccgagaCACCTTTGGCCCTCGCATATCGACATTATGGTATCCGGGGTATCAGGGACCCCGAGTGGCAATCTCCACATACCGGTCTAATATCgcttggggtgtcagggaccccgagaCACCTTTGGCCCTTGCATATCGACATTATGGTATCAGGGGTATCAGGGACCCCGAGTGGCAATCTCTGCATACCAATATATCAcctggggtgtcagggaccccgagaTACCATTGGCGCTCTGCATATCGACATTATGGTATCCGGGGTAtcagggaccccgatgcaGCGGTGGTACTCTCTACATACTCGCATGATATCCTGGGAtttaagggatgcagagattcatttaatttgctgtatttatctACTCAGCTTACTGAATGAACTCATTAAGAACGTTTTGATTGTATTACTCCGGTGTGCATCCTTTACATTTCTGATTCCTTTACTTCTCAACATTCTCTACATCTAAGTAATCCTCTCATCCCTGCCTTCTTTATCCTCCTGTATCCTTCACATCTCTGCATtacttacatccctacatccctTTCAACCCTCCATatcttacatctctgcattccttacatccctacattcttttcatccctacattgtTACATCTCTTCCGTCTCTTCCatctctgtatcccttacatttCTATATCCCTTCATAAATGAAAGGGAACTAATTTTtaccgaaattttggccctctagcgggaaaaatttgaactaaaatttcgatgttgaatcagcgccatctggtttcagaaaaaggaactaaatctggctggaattttggccctctcgcgggaaaaatttgaactaaaatttcgatgttgaatcagcgccatctggtttcagaaaaaggaactaaatctggccgaaattttggccctctggcgggaaaaatttgaactaaaatttcgatgttgaatcagcgccatctggtttcagaaaaaggaactaaatctggccgaaattttggccctcttgCGGGAAAAATGTGCACTAAGATTTCGGCGTCGAagcagcgccctctggcgttaaaaaaaggaactaaatttgtataagactttaattacctttacttacctttacttacctgtACTCGGATCAATTTTTGtagtatattattatatttgtaatatatttattataagggttgcAGGGGTACAAGAGATGAAGGGATGTAAGGAAAGCAGGGATGTAAATAATGCAGGTTTAAAAGGAgtgcagagatgtaaaggatgcagagatgtaagagatgcagggatgtaagggatgcaaggatgtaagggatacaagGATGTAAGAGATGGTTCATAAGGGATGCCAGGGTGTAAGGATGCCGAGAtctaagggatgcagggatataaAAAATGCTGCGATGTAAGGAGTGCAAAGATACAAGGGTTGTGGGGATGCAGTGATTGAAGGGCAGTCCCTGCAAGGTCCttgaaaggaatgaaaaaataaataactgcgagaattattattttaataacaaatgtATTCGACGCTTAGGAACAGGATTCGTGGTGTTGCATTATAATACTACTGGTATCCAAATATTTGCATTTTGTATGGAACCAATAATAAACTATAGAAATACATGATagtattaaaatagaaaagtaaTGTTGATtgacaaaaatttatattgtaaGTACAACCAAATTACAAGTTATCCTGGAACATGAACATCTATGACGTTGATCCCTCACTGCAATTacgatttttaataaatcaattactttttttaatagtaaataaaaCTACAAAATCTTTACGAGAATCTTAATATTAAGAGATTatgctaaaaattttatattaacgTTATTTTAAcgatgttaaaaaaaaattatgcagTAAGGGATACAGTTAagcaatattaattattgcatccgtaaaaatatttgtatactATTACTGTTGATCTGTAAGAATAAATTActgtaataaacaattaaacaCTATATCGTAACTAATTCTAGAATCATACTTTATCGAATTATGCGTATATACAATTTTAGCGATACGTTATTCTCGTAACGAAGTCCGTACTTTAATACTGTGTACGATCGTTATCGACGACAGTTCAACAATATCGTACTTAATTATTCATACACTTTGTTTTCCAATCGGTTTTCGTCCAATCAGATTTATTCTATTCTTATAATTAAGTTTCTGAACAAATACTTAGCAGTACGTAACTGTGCGAAGTTCGCGGTTCGATTGATCAATTCTATTATGAAAcctaaaattatttctattccGTCTGACAGAATAACAGTTAACGTGAAAGTTAGATACCAATGTACGtagttctttcttttttaacaacCGCCAAAACTATTTAAATCTATTGAAATAAAGTATTTAGTTTAGTACACTTATATAAACATAAGTATAGTTATATAAGCTTCATACgcatatatattacatatatatataaatacatttcaatatatttatatatatacgaTATACACTTACATGTTTATATATACTTATACATATGCATAACATGCAATTGGTTCCcatatttctttgaatttcatatacatatatatcatACGTGTCGAtatgataatttaaattatcaatAGCTTTATCACATATAGTTTGTTCTATTTACAGTAACTTTTCACGTACATCTGGAATGTTTATATGCGGTGACGGTAACATAAGGATCACGATTCGacggaaaaatttcaatttcggAACATTTATTCATTACGCTACATCGTTCTCATAATAAATTGGATCTATCGAAAACTTCTTTTTTCCtattttatatcaaatttttagaatttcaaatttgatcGCGATCAAGCTCACTCTTAACTTTGTTCGAACGTATCGCTTTCGTTTACGTTTAATGTTTAGTTTACACGTATCTGACTTGTTACACTTTTACTTCAATATGTATTTCTCCAAAGGTAATTTATAAACATAACGTTATGTTAATCAATGTTTTTTGTTATGAATTTTAGTAAGAGACACTCAAAGTCtttgtcttttttttcttttttaaaagaatagTATAGAAAGTATTTACAACTTGGCATGTTATTTATAAACCTACTATGCAACAATGTAATGGATCTATATATTCCTGAAACTGTAACTCTTTTTCTTGGATAAATTCGTCTATTTCGGCATCAGTAAAAAAGAATGAGATTGCGCaactttattctattattttgcACCTCCTTATCGTATATCAACTACTTTCGTGTTCCCGTGTGTACTGCTGATATAAGTGCTTTAATACTTTGTCTCTGTAAAACAGAAAATATATTGACCACTGATTCCATACTACCAATCACTGTTAATGCTTGTAACGAGTAATCATTATGTATAAGGCAAAACGTTTCACAGCAAAATAATcacaatttttgtaataatgatTGTAAATTTCCactgattcttttttttcctttttttgagATTCCGAACACGGAAAGCACTACCTATAAAGAACTCAATTACAAAGTAATCTAGTACAAAGTAAGTCTACAATGTCTCTAAATGGTTAAAAAAAAgcaaatttattacaaaacaAACTTATTTAAAAGCTAaagttataaacaaattacgAGGTGATAATAAATATGCGAACATATGACGTTCCAAATGAGAATAAATAATGACA
Encoded here:
- the LOC114882387 gene encoding UBX domain-containing protein 7 produces the protein MDQELIDKFVEVTGEGEATARQYLSLTEGNVEAAISLMFEGGGLAPEPIPVPDPEPEVRPPILPTQEILVPSGPVCSLPRLSTNVFDRFRDFAVETQRQEEEMACKVAGVKQMSYCKSKRLEDLFRPPCNILFLGSFIEAREHAKTLNHWLLVNIQNPQEFSCQILNRDVWSNQQIQEIIKDHFVLWQVLSNSSDGSRYVHLYDVYEYPYLAIIDPRTGECMQTYNHVTVDILMSALNDMLSTHPSPECVSNDSFNSKDWNSAVTATKENALPNLLDCSSSTSQPSKHMIGNLRDTDNNIDAATIQSSSTSTTIDVFQNRSKKRRIDESDLNEETQKINSKDAQPCEPKCDTNEPEIDNASAVRLCLRLPNGKKETVLMSAINTIEDFINKMNEMGYPSTDHTYLVPFPKTNIGMLSPETYLSDTILSPANTVFITKIQ